Below is a genomic region from Eulemur rufifrons isolate Redbay chromosome 24, OSU_ERuf_1, whole genome shotgun sequence.
ACCCTCCCGGGGGACTCCCcgcctccccactgccctcaggCCCCCTGGCGCCCCCAGCTCCCGCAGCGCCCCTGGGGCCCACCTTCCCTGGCCTGGGAGCCAGCAGCGGTGGAGGCAGCAGCTCTGGGTACGGGGCCCCGGGCCCTGGGCTGGTGCACGGGAAGGAGATGCCGAAAGGGTACCGGCGGCCCCTGGCGCACGCCAAGCCGCCGTATTCCTACATCTCGCTCATCACCATGGCGATCCAGCAGGCGCCGGGCAAGATGCTGACGCTGAGCGAGATCTACCAGTGGATCATGGACCTCTTCCCTTACTACCGGGAGAACCAGCAGCGCTGGCAGAACTCCATCCGCCACTCGCTGTCTTTTAACGACTGCTTTGTCAAGGTGGCGCGCTCCCCAGACAAGCCGGGCAAGGGCTCCTACTGGGCCCTGCACCCCAGCTCAGGGAACATGTTTGAGAACGGCTGCTACCTGCGCCGCCAGAAACGCTTCAAGCTGGAGGAGAAGGTGAAAAAAGGCGGCAGTGGGGCGGCCGCCACCAGGAACGGGACAGGGGCTGCCGCGGCGACCACCACCCCGGCTGCCACAgtggcctccccaccccagcccccgccTCCAGCCCCCGAGCCTGAGGCTCAGGGCGGGGAAGATGTGGGGGCTCTGGACTGTGGCTCACCCCCTCCCTCCACACCCTATTTCACTGgcctggagctcccaggggaGCTGAAGCTGGACGCACCCTACAACTTCAACCACCCTTTCTCCATCAACAACTTGATGTCGGAACAGACGCCAGCGCCTCCCAAACTGGACGTGGGGTTTGGGGGCTATGGGGCTGAAGGTGGGGAGCCGGGGGTCTACTACCAGGGCCTCTACTCCCGCTCCCTGCTTAATGCATCCTAGCGGGGGGAGCGGGGACATGGTGGTGGGGTATGGCTGTAGCTCACACCATCAGGCTCCTGGGGCCTGAGCCTTCTGGTGACACTTTGCTTGTCTCATTGGTTAACATCTTGGTCGGTCTGTTCCTTACTGTGATGATTGCTGTCTCT
It encodes:
- the FOXA3 gene encoding hepatocyte nuclear factor 3-gamma, with the translated sequence MLGSVKMEAHDLAEWSYYPEAGEVYSPVTPVPTMAPLNSYMTLNPLSSPYPPGGLPASPLPSGPLAPPAPAAPLGPTFPGLGASSGGGSSSGYGAPGPGLVHGKEMPKGYRRPLAHAKPPYSYISLITMAIQQAPGKMLTLSEIYQWIMDLFPYYRENQQRWQNSIRHSLSFNDCFVKVARSPDKPGKGSYWALHPSSGNMFENGCYLRRQKRFKLEEKVKKGGSGAAATRNGTGAAAATTTPAATVASPPQPPPPAPEPEAQGGEDVGALDCGSPPPSTPYFTGLELPGELKLDAPYNFNHPFSINNLMSEQTPAPPKLDVGFGGYGAEGGEPGVYYQGLYSRSLLNAS